One genomic segment of Flagellimonas marinaquae includes these proteins:
- the pth gene encoding aminoacyl-tRNA hydrolase produces MLNFINKLFGPPKKLLQVNDPMKKFLIVGLGNIGPDYDETRHNIGFKILDYLAEQEDFVFENAKLGAVATFKHKGKSVVCLKPSTYMNLSGKAVKYWMDKENIPMENILIVTDDLNLPFGSLRLKSKGSDGGHNGLKDIQNVLQTSGYNRFRFGVGADFSKGKQVDYVLGRWNDEQQKAMPERLKKSIDLIRSFVFAGTKNTMNQFNGK; encoded by the coding sequence ATGCTCAATTTCATCAATAAGCTTTTTGGCCCACCCAAAAAACTATTACAAGTTAACGACCCCATGAAAAAATTTTTGATTGTCGGTCTAGGAAATATAGGACCGGACTACGACGAAACACGCCATAATATCGGGTTTAAAATTCTTGATTATCTGGCCGAGCAGGAGGACTTTGTTTTTGAGAATGCAAAACTAGGAGCTGTAGCCACCTTTAAACACAAGGGAAAAAGTGTTGTTTGCCTAAAACCTTCTACCTATATGAACTTGAGCGGGAAGGCGGTAAAATATTGGATGGACAAGGAAAACATACCAATGGAAAATATATTGATCGTTACAGACGACCTAAACCTGCCATTTGGATCATTGCGACTAAAAAGCAAGGGCAGCGATGGGGGCCATAACGGCTTAAAAGATATCCAAAATGTGTTGCAAACCAGCGGTTATAATCGTTTTAGGTTTGGAGTGGGCGCCGATTTCAGCAAAGGCAAACAAGTAGACTATGTATTGGGGCGTTGGAACGACGAACAACAAAAAGCTATGCCCGAACGTTTAAAAAAGTCTATAGATCTAATACGCTCCTTTGTGTTCGCAGGAACCAAAAACACCATGAACCAATTCAACGGTAAATAG
- a CDS encoding HTTM domain-containing protein, which translates to MFDQFLFKKIDNAQLVVFRIFYGLLVSAECYGAIATGWVRRTLVEPRFTFSFIGFEWLQPLPGNGMYIYFAVMGTLGLLIALGYKYRFSALAFAILWSGVYLMQKSSYNNHYYLLMLLAYIMAFLPANRDASLDAKLNPGLRSQTMYNGVRWVIILQLFIVYTYASVAKLYADWLDFSMIDVLMTSKKDYYIIGELLQQKWVHKIIAIFGISFDLLIVPALLWKPTRKIAFLLSIFFHLFNSIVFQIGIFPYLSLAFTVFFFEPQTIRNIFLKTKTFAPEAKIIIPKTKNMILSVLGIYFLVQIALPLRHHFFKDDVLWTEEGHRLSWRMMLRSRGGRITYKVVNPKTKDTIKIDLDKYLTKKQRRRVTCYPDFIWQFAQHLKKEYAKKGESIQVFVDNKARVNQGSYKQFIDPKVDLANVPWKHFAHNDWILPSPKE; encoded by the coding sequence ATGTTTGACCAATTTCTTTTCAAGAAGATTGACAATGCACAACTTGTGGTTTTCAGGATTTTTTATGGATTGTTGGTCAGTGCGGAATGTTATGGCGCCATAGCAACGGGCTGGGTCAGACGAACTTTGGTGGAACCTCGGTTTACTTTCTCCTTTATCGGTTTTGAATGGTTACAGCCCCTTCCCGGTAACGGCATGTACATTTACTTTGCGGTAATGGGCACATTAGGACTACTGATCGCCCTAGGTTATAAGTATCGGTTCAGTGCGCTGGCCTTCGCAATTCTCTGGTCGGGCGTGTACCTAATGCAAAAATCATCGTACAACAACCATTATTATTTATTGATGCTCCTTGCCTATATTATGGCGTTCTTACCGGCAAACCGAGATGCATCTTTAGATGCAAAGTTGAATCCGGGTTTACGTTCACAGACCATGTACAACGGGGTCCGATGGGTCATAATCCTACAACTGTTCATTGTTTATACCTATGCATCTGTAGCTAAATTATATGCGGATTGGTTGGATTTTAGCATGATAGACGTTTTGATGACCTCCAAAAAAGATTATTACATCATCGGAGAACTTCTTCAACAAAAATGGGTTCATAAGATCATTGCCATATTTGGTATTAGTTTTGACCTCTTGATCGTACCCGCCCTCCTTTGGAAACCAACCCGTAAAATTGCGTTTCTGCTTTCCATTTTCTTTCATCTGTTCAATAGTATCGTGTTTCAAATTGGGATTTTTCCATACCTGTCCTTAGCATTTACCGTCTTCTTTTTTGAACCACAGACTATTCGAAACATTTTTTTAAAAACCAAAACATTTGCCCCGGAAGCCAAAATCATCATACCAAAAACCAAAAACATGATCTTGTCGGTTCTGGGCATTTATTTTCTAGTTCAAATAGCGTTGCCGCTTCGGCATCATTTTTTTAAAGATGATGTCCTCTGGACCGAAGAAGGTCACCGATTGAGTTGGCGCATGATGCTGCGGAGTCGAGGCGGGAGAATAACCTACAAAGTGGTAAACCCCAAAACCAAAGACACCATAAAAATCGATTTGGATAAGTATCTTACAAAAAAACAACGTCGCAGGGTTACATGCTATCCCGATTTTATTTGGCAGTTTGCCCAACACCTTAAAAAGGAATACGCAAAAAAAGGAGAAAGCATACAAGTGTTTGTGGACAACAAGGCTAGAGTGAATCAAGGGAGCTATAAACAATTTATAGACCCAAAAGTGGATTTGGCCAACGTTCCATGGAAACATTTTGCCCATAACGATTGGATTCTGCCATCTCCAAAGGAATAA
- a CDS encoding reprolysin-like metallopeptidase — protein sequence MKAKLHLVFSITIFFSCFCIYGQQSYWKTIPKKASFKSVSRTDISEAKLVLTLDREGFAKQVSPSLNAKSGQQVVYLPNNEGNVMPFKIKETSVLHPDLAKKYPNIKSYTGISLDGRYKVKLSNSHKGVQSMVVDLKNNKTTFVEPVSDQEDTYVLYDKKNGLSSKIGFTCGTEKGIFGMVNKSLGHTEKTIVPLVDGQELRKYRIAVSASGEYTQEMGGTVADALAGINATLTRVNEVFETDLGVTLELIANNDQIIFTNPNTDPYGNSLNSQVQSTITSTIGEENYDVGHLFHQVGEGEDNGNAGFIGAVCVDNRKGSAFSAANVPQGDVFDLDYVAHELGHQFGANHTWSFESEGTGVQAEPGSGTSIMGYAGIVGVNNVAANGDDYFHYNSILQISTYLETTSCAQTTALVNSPPVLTPVGDFTIPKGTAFVLEGEATDPDLGDALTYTWEQINDGLVTVNSFGPTNPNGANFRSMPPTSDPRRFFPRLSEVAQGNLTQTNPTISDTWESVSEIERTLSFAFTVRDNAIGGGQVVSDILDVHVIKAAGPFVVTSQASPQTYTAGSVQEITWDVANTDLAPVNAETVDVFLSLDGGLTYPITLLENTLNDGSEEVLLPGNVSTMARIMIKASDNVFFAVNSSDFTIEESEVVLNFEKLEYEVCQPNDIIIPFVYETYNGFNENSTFSADVPSGLLAGFSPVAATVDDSAVDLTLSNTNGVAPGVYDITVTSTSASVTKSVVLSLKVQDGTFSNVTLLAPANGEVGVSLDAEFSWKDNPLYSSYDLEIATDAGFSDIVESATVPFTKYKTVTNLEAETQYFWRVRPSNGCASGTFGTIFGFTTTQVDCKNREPGDLPISISSGAATTISTSVIFLEDLPISDVNVNLELDHTYLEDLIIKLISPQGTEVTLISNTCGSQNNIDAVFDDDGDPLECSGSPAISGTVSPLGSLASLKGESILGEWTLEISDTASGDGGTLIGFSLDVCIEGAYRPDEDEDGVFDDGDDLCLGTPKGVEVDTNGCAIYRFAADNFEIELQSETCRVNNDGTITVTPFDTSITYTAQLEGGAGAVSVDFTDGQTFNNLSAGEYTLCITGTNGLIDYEEVCYNLVITQPDVLDIDALVDSGMVTVELRGSEFYNVELNGLVTQTENSKIQLPLKDGNNVLRVSSDLPCQGVVEKNLFYSSRSILSPNPVDAATEVYLGGYEGELDIKIFTANGRLVHIERRAVFGENLVLDLSYLAKGMYYLGLEKEGENDMFKFIKR from the coding sequence ATGAAAGCTAAATTACATCTTGTTTTCTCAATAACCATATTTTTTAGTTGCTTTTGCATATACGGGCAACAAAGTTATTGGAAAACAATTCCCAAAAAAGCAAGTTTTAAAAGTGTTTCACGGACCGATATTTCTGAAGCAAAACTGGTATTGACCCTTGATAGGGAGGGTTTTGCAAAGCAAGTGTCCCCAAGTTTGAACGCTAAAAGTGGCCAACAGGTGGTCTACCTTCCCAATAATGAAGGAAATGTAATGCCCTTTAAAATTAAGGAAACCTCTGTTCTGCATCCGGATTTAGCAAAAAAGTATCCGAATATCAAATCTTATACCGGCATAAGTCTAGATGGTAGATATAAAGTTAAACTGAGTAATTCGCACAAGGGTGTCCAGTCCATGGTCGTGGATTTGAAAAATAACAAAACTACCTTTGTGGAACCAGTTTCCGACCAAGAGGACACTTATGTCCTATACGATAAAAAAAACGGGCTGTCCTCAAAAATTGGCTTTACCTGCGGAACGGAGAAAGGTATTTTTGGTATGGTCAATAAATCACTGGGACACACTGAAAAAACTATTGTTCCCTTGGTTGATGGTCAGGAGCTTAGAAAATATAGAATAGCGGTATCGGCATCTGGAGAATATACCCAAGAAATGGGTGGTACGGTTGCGGATGCGTTGGCCGGAATAAATGCGACTTTGACCCGGGTAAACGAAGTTTTCGAAACAGATTTAGGGGTAACATTGGAACTGATTGCCAATAACGATCAAATAATTTTCACCAACCCCAATACGGATCCTTATGGGAATTCACTGAATTCTCAGGTACAGTCGACCATAACCTCTACAATCGGAGAAGAAAATTACGATGTAGGTCATCTTTTTCACCAGGTGGGAGAAGGCGAGGATAACGGTAATGCTGGTTTTATTGGTGCCGTATGCGTAGATAACCGAAAGGGTAGTGCCTTTTCGGCGGCCAACGTGCCTCAGGGCGATGTGTTCGATCTGGACTATGTCGCCCATGAGCTTGGACATCAATTTGGAGCAAACCATACATGGTCTTTTGAATCCGAAGGAACAGGTGTACAGGCAGAACCTGGTAGCGGTACATCCATAATGGGGTATGCCGGTATAGTCGGCGTAAACAATGTTGCTGCAAATGGCGATGACTATTTTCATTACAACAGTATTCTTCAGATTTCCACCTATTTGGAGACTACCTCCTGTGCCCAGACCACAGCATTGGTAAATTCGCCCCCTGTACTTACCCCGGTGGGTGACTTTACCATTCCCAAGGGAACGGCATTTGTTTTGGAGGGCGAGGCTACCGATCCGGATCTGGGCGATGCTTTAACTTATACTTGGGAGCAGATCAATGATGGTTTGGTGACCGTGAATTCGTTTGGGCCAACAAACCCCAATGGTGCCAATTTTAGATCAATGCCGCCAACTAGCGACCCCCGCAGATTTTTTCCAAGGCTGTCCGAAGTGGCGCAGGGCAATCTAACACAGACCAATCCTACTATTTCCGATACTTGGGAATCTGTATCCGAAATAGAGAGGACCCTTAGCTTTGCTTTTACTGTTCGAGACAATGCAATCGGGGGTGGACAGGTGGTTTCCGATATTTTGGATGTTCACGTAATTAAAGCAGCAGGGCCGTTTGTAGTTACCTCTCAAGCAAGTCCGCAAACTTATACCGCCGGTTCCGTACAGGAAATTACTTGGGATGTAGCCAATACCGATTTAGCTCCCGTAAATGCAGAGACCGTGGATGTTTTCCTTTCTCTGGACGGGGGGCTTACTTACCCGATCACACTTTTGGAAAACACGCTCAACGATGGATCCGAGGAAGTGCTTCTTCCAGGAAATGTGTCTACAATGGCACGAATAATGATCAAGGCCAGTGACAATGTTTTCTTTGCGGTCAATTCATCCGATTTTACAATTGAGGAATCGGAAGTGGTGCTGAATTTTGAAAAGCTGGAATACGAAGTTTGTCAACCAAACGATATCATCATCCCATTTGTTTATGAGACCTATAATGGATTTAACGAGAATTCTACCTTTTCGGCAGATGTGCCGAGCGGTTTGCTAGCTGGTTTTTCCCCAGTAGCTGCAACAGTCGATGATAGTGCTGTAGATCTGACCTTGTCCAATACCAATGGTGTTGCCCCGGGCGTGTACGATATTACGGTAACGTCTACTTCTGCTTCGGTAACAAAAAGTGTAGTCTTGTCTCTTAAAGTTCAAGATGGTACATTTTCAAATGTAACTTTGCTTGCACCGGCAAATGGTGAAGTTGGTGTTTCTTTGGACGCTGAATTTAGTTGGAAAGACAATCCTTTATATTCCAGTTATGATTTGGAAATTGCAACGGATGCTGGATTTTCTGATATTGTTGAATCTGCCACCGTACCGTTTACCAAATACAAAACAGTGACCAATTTAGAGGCCGAAACACAATACTTCTGGAGAGTTAGGCCAAGTAATGGATGCGCAAGCGGCACATTTGGAACAATATTCGGTTTTACGACCACCCAGGTCGATTGTAAAAACAGGGAGCCGGGTGATTTGCCCATTTCCATTTCTTCCGGTGCTGCAACCACCATTTCTACATCTGTCATATTTTTGGAAGATCTTCCAATATCCGATGTTAACGTAAATTTGGAATTAGATCATACCTATTTGGAGGACCTAATAATCAAACTTATTTCTCCACAAGGAACCGAAGTTACCTTGATTTCAAACACATGTGGGTCGCAAAACAACATCGACGCAGTTTTCGATGATGATGGTGATCCCCTCGAATGTTCGGGAAGCCCGGCCATATCCGGTACAGTGTCCCCTTTGGGTTCTTTGGCTTCCTTAAAAGGGGAATCAATTCTTGGGGAATGGACATTGGAAATATCGGATACAGCTTCGGGTGATGGTGGTACTTTAATAGGTTTTTCGTTGGACGTGTGTATAGAGGGGGCTTATAGACCCGATGAGGATGAAGATGGTGTGTTTGATGATGGTGACGATCTTTGCTTGGGAACACCAAAGGGAGTCGAAGTAGATACCAACGGTTGTGCTATTTATAGATTTGCTGCAGATAACTTCGAAATAGAACTCCAAAGTGAAACATGTAGGGTGAATAATGATGGAACCATTACGGTGACTCCTTTTGATACATCTATCACCTATACGGCACAGTTGGAGGGTGGAGCAGGAGCTGTTTCTGTTGATTTTACCGATGGACAGACCTTCAATAATTTGTCAGCAGGAGAATATACGCTGTGCATAACCGGTACCAACGGCTTGATAGACTACGAAGAAGTTTGCTACAATTTGGTGATTACCCAACCGGATGTTCTAGACATTGATGCGTTGGTTGATTCTGGTATGGTAACGGTGGAATTAAGAGGTTCGGAATTTTATAACGTAGAATTGAACGGTTTGGTCACCCAGACCGAGAATTCTAAAATTCAACTCCCCTTAAAAGATGGAAATAATGTGCTCAGGGTGAGTTCCGATCTACCATGTCAAGGAGTAGTGGAAAAAAATCTATTCTATTCTTCACGGTCCATACTCTCCCCTAATCCGGTAGATGCGGCCACCGAAGTTTATCTTGGCGGGTACGAAGGAGAACTAGATATAAAAATATTTACCGCTAATGGAAGATTGGTCCATATCGAACGTAGAGCGGTTTTCGGCGAAAACCTAGTGTTAGATCTATCATATTTGGCCAAGGGGATGTATTATTTGGGACTGGAAAAAGAAGGAGAGAACGACATGTTTAAATTCATAAAAAGATGA
- a CDS encoding 50S ribosomal protein L25/general stress protein Ctc yields MKSITIKGSQRESVGKVSTKALRNAGKVPCVLYGGDKPVHFSADELAFKDLVYTPNAYTAVIELEDGQKFDAVLQDIQFHPVTDKILHVDFYQLFEDKPITMSIPVRLEGNSPGVKNGGRLLFRKRKLSIRALPALLPDFITVDISKLRIGQTIAVETILNDDYTFLHPDSTAIVQVKASRTSVDDSEDEDEEGAEGEAPAEDAPQAEAAE; encoded by the coding sequence ATGAAGTCAATTACAATCAAAGGATCCCAAAGAGAAAGCGTGGGCAAGGTTTCTACCAAAGCCTTACGTAATGCTGGAAAGGTCCCTTGCGTACTGTACGGAGGGGATAAGCCAGTGCATTTTTCAGCTGATGAGCTTGCATTCAAAGACTTGGTGTACACCCCAAATGCCTACACCGCAGTAATTGAATTGGAGGACGGTCAAAAATTTGACGCAGTTTTGCAGGATATTCAGTTTCATCCGGTAACGGATAAAATCCTTCACGTGGATTTCTACCAATTGTTCGAGGACAAACCAATTACCATGAGTATTCCCGTACGTTTGGAAGGAAACTCCCCAGGTGTGAAAAATGGTGGACGATTGCTATTCAGAAAAAGAAAACTTTCGATCAGAGCTTTGCCCGCATTGCTTCCTGATTTTATCACCGTGGACATTTCTAAATTAAGAATAGGTCAAACTATTGCAGTAGAAACCATTCTTAACGATGACTATACATTCTTGCACCCGGACAGTACCGCTATCGTACAGGTCAAAGCCTCTAGAACATCTGTTGATGATTCTGAAGATGAAGACGAAGAAGGTGCAGAAGGAGAAGCTCCTGCTGAAGACGCTCCACAAGCTGAAGCTGCAGAGTAA
- a CDS encoding tetratricopeptide repeat protein — protein sequence MVSFVSGWSQEDFLAKQYLQDGDYEKAVVFYEKLVETNPRRTDYAEGLVACYQQLERYDEAQAFLLKKIEDSYAFPTFYIELGYNFTLKNESDKASTYYDKAINKIEDNPNFGYSVGYRFQKYALLDYAIQAYTKAMELKPDLNYDFQLARIYGEQGNIAKMYQSYLNLIWEGRTSRSNVLRNIDDFISEDPSNENNVLLRKVLLQNAQKTPDILWNELLSWLFVQQKQYNSAFGQEKAIYKRSEGQSINRLENLGDIAVEDKDLETATSIYQYIVDNSENPRTKLNAELNLIDIALENPTKKTLENVEKKFQSLVEEYGNQSTTLQLQIAYANFLTFKKEDPEPAIAMLKQSLEIPMGRMIMAYVKLALGDILVFDQRFNEALILFTQVQKSVKNDVLGQNARFKVAQTSFYKGDFDWALTQLKVLRSSTSQLIANDAMQLSLLISDNSLEDSTQTALKKYARADLLAYQNKNKEAIKVLEDILQNHKGEKIEDEALLKQAKLLVDQKNYEAAKFNYQKIVEFYSDGILADDAHFALGELYDNILNEPEKAKTHYEKIIYNYEDSYYFPQARKNFRRLRGDAIN from the coding sequence ATGGTATCCTTTGTTAGTGGATGGTCCCAAGAAGATTTCTTGGCCAAACAATATTTACAGGACGGCGATTATGAGAAAGCTGTGGTTTTTTACGAAAAATTAGTAGAAACCAACCCGAGGCGTACCGATTATGCAGAAGGACTCGTAGCCTGCTACCAACAATTGGAGCGATACGATGAAGCGCAGGCATTTTTACTTAAAAAAATTGAAGACAGTTATGCCTTTCCCACTTTTTATATTGAACTGGGATACAATTTTACGCTCAAAAACGAATCCGATAAGGCAAGCACGTATTACGACAAGGCAATAAACAAAATAGAGGACAATCCCAATTTTGGATATAGTGTTGGCTATCGTTTTCAAAAATATGCCCTATTGGACTATGCCATTCAAGCATACACCAAGGCCATGGAACTAAAGCCGGACCTGAATTACGATTTTCAATTGGCCCGCATTTATGGGGAGCAGGGCAACATAGCCAAAATGTACCAATCCTACCTCAACCTGATCTGGGAAGGACGCACCAGTCGCTCCAATGTATTAAGGAACATCGATGATTTTATCTCGGAAGACCCATCGAATGAGAACAATGTGCTATTGCGCAAAGTACTATTGCAAAATGCACAAAAAACGCCGGATATTCTTTGGAACGAGCTCCTGAGTTGGCTTTTTGTTCAACAAAAGCAATACAATAGTGCCTTTGGCCAAGAAAAGGCCATATATAAACGTAGCGAAGGGCAATCGATAAATCGATTGGAAAACCTTGGCGATATTGCTGTGGAAGACAAAGATCTGGAAACCGCAACCTCTATTTACCAGTACATCGTGGACAACTCGGAAAATCCCAGGACCAAGTTAAATGCGGAACTCAACCTAATCGATATCGCTTTGGAAAATCCAACAAAAAAAACATTGGAAAACGTAGAAAAGAAATTCCAAAGCCTAGTAGAGGAATACGGTAATCAAAGTACCACGTTACAACTGCAGATCGCCTACGCCAACTTTCTAACTTTTAAAAAGGAAGATCCCGAACCAGCCATCGCCATGCTCAAACAAAGCCTTGAAATTCCAATGGGCCGGATGATTATGGCATACGTGAAACTGGCATTGGGCGATATATTGGTGTTCGACCAAAGATTCAACGAAGCCTTGATCCTATTTACCCAAGTACAAAAGAGCGTAAAAAATGATGTACTAGGACAAAATGCCCGATTTAAAGTCGCACAGACCAGCTTTTACAAAGGTGATTTTGACTGGGCGCTCACCCAACTAAAAGTTTTGCGAAGCTCAACTTCACAGCTCATTGCCAATGATGCCATGCAATTGAGCTTACTTATTTCCGACAATTCGTTGGAAGATTCCACCCAGACCGCATTAAAAAAATATGCAAGGGCAGATCTATTGGCCTATCAAAATAAAAATAAGGAAGCCATAAAAGTACTTGAAGATATTTTACAAAATCATAAGGGCGAAAAAATTGAAGATGAAGCCCTTCTGAAACAAGCCAAGTTATTGGTGGACCAAAAAAATTACGAGGCGGCCAAGTTCAACTATCAAAAAATTGTGGAGTTTTACAGTGATGGAATTTTGGCAGACGATGCACACTTTGCCCTTGGCGAACTCTACGATAATATTTTAAACGAACCAGAAAAGGCCAAAACCCATTACGAGAAAATTATTTATAATTATGAGGACAGTTATTATTTTCCACA
- a CDS encoding bifunctional riboflavin kinase/FAD synthetase: METIHNISDFKNVPHQTVVTIGTFDGVHLGHRKILERLTNNAKNTGLKSTVLTFFPHPRMVLQKDVDIKLLNTLEEKKQILETLGLDYLIIHPFTKQFSRLSAIDFVRDILVNNIKSKRIIIGYDHRFGRNRNANIQDLMAFGSTFDFEVEEIPAQEIDDVSVSSTKIRKALMEGDVETANSYLNYAYMLTGTVKKGKGLGRDFGFPTANLHIAEDYKLIPKNGAYVVKSDLGGNTYFGMMNIGFNPTVDGSRKSIEVNFFEFEGNLYDTKIQVQLLHRIRDEHKFNSIEELKEQLKKDKNHSLDLISK, from the coding sequence TTGGAAACAATCCATAACATTTCTGATTTTAAGAACGTTCCACATCAAACGGTGGTCACCATTGGTACTTTTGATGGAGTACACTTGGGACACCGAAAGATACTGGAACGCCTCACAAACAATGCCAAAAACACAGGTTTAAAATCTACAGTGCTCACTTTTTTTCCACATCCACGTATGGTTCTTCAAAAAGATGTGGACATTAAACTATTGAACACCCTTGAGGAGAAAAAACAGATTTTGGAGACCCTTGGGCTGGATTATTTGATCATTCATCCTTTTACCAAGCAATTTTCACGGCTTTCTGCGATAGATTTTGTTCGGGATATTCTTGTAAACAACATTAAATCAAAAAGAATAATTATAGGTTATGATCATAGGTTTGGACGCAACCGGAATGCCAATATTCAAGATTTAATGGCCTTTGGCAGTACTTTCGATTTTGAAGTGGAAGAAATACCTGCACAAGAGATAGATGACGTATCGGTGAGTTCCACAAAAATAAGAAAGGCGCTTATGGAAGGTGATGTGGAAACAGCGAACAGTTACCTCAACTATGCTTACATGCTCACAGGAACCGTAAAAAAAGGCAAAGGATTGGGTAGGGATTTTGGTTTTCCAACGGCCAACCTCCATATCGCGGAAGACTATAAACTTATTCCAAAAAATGGGGCCTATGTAGTAAAAAGCGACCTTGGTGGCAATACGTATTTTGGAATGATGAACATTGGGTTTAACCCTACCGTAGATGGTTCACGAAAAAGTATAGAAGTCAATTTTTTTGAGTTCGAAGGAAATCTTTACGATACAAAAATCCAGGTACAACTGTTGCACCGCATTAGGGACGAGCATAAGTTCAACTCCATAGAAGAACTTAAAGAGCAATTAAAAAAAGACAAAAATCATTCGTTGGACCTAATCTCCAAGTAA
- the serS gene encoding serine--tRNA ligase, translating into MLQIQNIRENKESIITALKKRNIDAEPMLSKVLELDEKRRSIQTELDATLAESNKLSKEIGMLFKTGKAQEANVLKEKTAGLKEASKKLGDDLNTAAEELQQQLYLIPNVPHESVPAGNSDEDNEEVFKEGDVPTLSEGALPHWELAKKYNIIDFELGVKITGAGFPVYKGKGARLQRALIAYFLDKNTEAGYTEMQVPLMVNEDSGYGTGQLPDKEGQMYHVQADDLYLIPTAEVPVTNLHRGDILAESDFPIKYTGYTPCFRREAGSYGAHVRGLNRLHQFDKVEIVRMEHPDNSYQALDEMVEHIKNILRELKLPYRILRLCGGDLGFTSALTYDFEVFSTAQDRWLEISSVSNFETFQANRLKLRYKDENGKSQLAHTLNGSSLALPRVLAGILENYQTEDGIKIPEVLVPYCGFDIID; encoded by the coding sequence ATGCTTCAAATACAGAACATCCGGGAAAACAAGGAAAGTATTATTACCGCATTAAAAAAGCGAAACATCGATGCCGAACCAATGCTATCGAAGGTATTGGAACTCGATGAAAAAAGGCGTTCCATACAAACGGAACTGGATGCGACCTTGGCCGAATCCAACAAACTATCCAAAGAGATCGGTATGCTTTTTAAAACAGGAAAAGCACAAGAAGCCAATGTTCTAAAAGAAAAAACCGCTGGACTCAAAGAAGCATCGAAAAAATTAGGGGACGACTTAAACACTGCTGCAGAAGAACTTCAGCAGCAACTGTATTTGATTCCCAACGTACCCCATGAATCTGTTCCTGCTGGGAATTCGGATGAGGATAACGAAGAGGTTTTCAAGGAAGGGGATGTACCGACCCTGTCCGAAGGAGCTCTTCCGCATTGGGAACTGGCAAAAAAGTACAACATTATAGATTTTGAGCTTGGTGTTAAGATAACCGGAGCAGGTTTTCCTGTCTACAAGGGAAAGGGTGCTCGATTACAGCGCGCTTTGATTGCCTATTTCTTGGATAAAAACACCGAAGCAGGATATACCGAAATGCAAGTTCCGCTCATGGTCAACGAAGATTCCGGTTACGGAACAGGGCAGTTGCCCGACAAGGAAGGCCAAATGTACCATGTACAGGCAGACGATCTTTATCTCATTCCAACGGCAGAAGTCCCCGTGACCAACTTGCACCGGGGGGATATTTTGGCAGAGAGCGATTTCCCCATAAAATATACCGGATACACCCCTTGTTTCCGTCGCGAAGCCGGAAGTTATGGCGCCCATGTCCGTGGATTGAACCGTTTGCACCAATTCGATAAAGTGGAGATTGTACGCATGGAGCACCCCGATAATTCGTACCAAGCGCTGGATGAGATGGTGGAACACATAAAAAATATTCTTCGAGAACTTAAACTCCCTTATCGCATTTTACGCTTGTGCGGTGGTGATTTAGGTTTTACTTCTGCCTTAACCTACGATTTTGAAGTATTTTCCACAGCACAAGACCGTTGGTTGGAGATTAGTTCCGTATCCAATTTCGAAACCTTCCAGGCCAATCGATTAAAACTGCGCTACAAGGACGAAAATGGAAAAAGCCAATTGGCCCACACCTTGAACGGAAGCTCCCTGGCATTGCCAAGGGTACTCGCCGGTATTTTGGAAAACTATCAAACAGAAGACGGCATAAAAATCCCCGAGGTTTTGGTCCCGTATTGTGGATTTGACATTATCGATTAA